Proteins encoded within one genomic window of Sphaerisporangium krabiense:
- a CDS encoding fibronectin type III domain-containing protein: MRPKRNPIILLATLVLSTAAVSLTPGAAVAASPTAIVAKTSSSTVAAAAAAWAPNTAYTAGTIVSYNGQDYRCVQAHTSLPGWEPPNVPALWAPAGGSGTDTTAPSVPGNVRVTATTSNSVSLAWNASTDNVGVTGYEVYRGTTLVTTATGTSYTDSGLTAQTTYSYTIRARDAAGNRSAASAAVSATTTGGNTGAPGQPGTASATTTDTSIALSWGASTGTVTGYRVYEGTTQKAQVTGTSTTISGLGTCESHTYTIKAYNSVGESAGRDVSATTTGCASVPGKPGTPTATAGATSIALSWSASSGTVTGYRVYEGTTQKAQVTGTSATVGSLGSCESHTYTVKAYNAQGESPASDAVTATTTGCTTGGPLPKHFLTGYWHNFVNPAVELKLSAVPNDYDLIAIAFAEATSTPGQLSFQLDPALATAVGGYTEAEFKADIQSLHARGKKVILSVGGEAGRVQVGSSSAATAFADSAYALMQSYGFDGVDIDLENGLNATYMADALRKLRAKAGADLIITMAPQTIDMQSTGMTYFQLALAIKDILTVVHTQFYNSGSMLGCDQSQAYSQGTVNFMTALACIQLENGLRPDQVALGLPAGPGAAGGGVVSPGLVNQALDCLATKTNCGSFVPPRTYPGIRGAMTWSINWDASNNWNFSRTIKPHLATLP, encoded by the coding sequence ATGCGCCCGAAACGAAATCCCATCATTCTGCTCGCCACCCTCGTGCTCAGCACGGCGGCCGTGTCCCTCACGCCCGGGGCCGCCGTCGCGGCCTCCCCCACCGCCATCGTCGCCAAGACCTCCTCCTCGACGGTGGCCGCCGCGGCTGCCGCCTGGGCGCCGAACACCGCTTACACCGCCGGTACGATCGTGAGTTACAACGGGCAGGACTACCGGTGCGTGCAGGCCCACACCTCGCTGCCCGGCTGGGAGCCGCCGAACGTGCCGGCGCTGTGGGCCCCGGCGGGCGGTAGCGGAACCGACACCACCGCGCCGTCGGTCCCCGGCAACGTCCGCGTCACCGCCACGACTTCCAACAGCGTCTCGCTGGCGTGGAACGCCTCCACCGACAACGTCGGTGTGACCGGTTATGAGGTCTACCGCGGCACGACGCTGGTGACGACGGCGACCGGCACCAGCTACACCGACTCGGGTCTGACCGCTCAGACGACCTACAGCTACACGATCCGGGCCCGTGACGCCGCGGGCAACCGCTCGGCGGCCAGCGCCGCGGTGTCGGCGACCACCACCGGCGGCAACACCGGCGCCCCCGGCCAGCCCGGCACCGCCTCGGCGACCACGACCGACACCAGCATCGCGCTGAGCTGGGGCGCCTCCACCGGCACCGTGACCGGCTACCGCGTCTACGAGGGCACCACGCAAAAGGCCCAGGTCACCGGCACCAGCACCACCATCAGCGGGCTCGGCACCTGTGAGAGCCACACCTACACCATCAAGGCCTACAACTCCGTGGGCGAGTCGGCGGGCCGTGACGTGTCCGCCACCACCACCGGCTGCGCCAGCGTCCCCGGCAAGCCCGGCACGCCCACCGCCACCGCCGGCGCGACCTCGATCGCCCTGTCCTGGAGCGCCTCGTCCGGCACCGTGACCGGCTACCGCGTCTACGAGGGCACCACGCAGAAGGCCCAGGTCACCGGCACCAGCGCCACGGTCGGCTCGCTGGGCAGCTGCGAGTCCCACACCTACACGGTCAAGGCCTACAACGCCCAGGGCGAGAGCCCGGCCAGCGACGCCGTCACCGCCACCACCACCGGCTGCACCACCGGCGGCCCGCTGCCCAAGCACTTCCTCACCGGCTACTGGCACAACTTCGTCAACCCGGCCGTGGAGCTGAAGCTCAGCGCCGTGCCGAACGACTACGACCTGATCGCCATCGCCTTCGCCGAGGCCACCTCCACCCCCGGCCAGCTGTCCTTCCAGCTCGACCCCGCCCTGGCCACCGCCGTCGGCGGCTACACCGAGGCCGAGTTCAAGGCCGACATCCAGTCCCTGCACGCCCGCGGCAAGAAGGTCATCCTGTCGGTCGGCGGTGAGGCCGGCCGCGTCCAGGTCGGCAGCTCCTCCGCCGCCACCGCGTTCGCCGACAGCGCCTACGCCCTCATGCAGAGCTACGGCTTCGACGGCGTCGACATCGACCTGGAGAACGGCCTCAACGCCACCTACATGGCCGACGCCCTGCGCAAGCTGCGCGCCAAGGCCGGCGCCGACCTGATCATCACGATGGCCCCGCAGACCATCGACATGCAGTCCACCGGGATGACCTACTTCCAGCTCGCGCTGGCCATCAAGGACATCCTCACCGTCGTGCACACCCAGTTCTACAACTCCGGGTCCATGCTCGGCTGTGACCAGTCCCAGGCCTACTCCCAGGGCACCGTCAACTTCATGACCGCCCTGGCCTGCATCCAGCTGGAGAACGGCCTGCGTCCCGACCAGGTCGCCCTCGGCCTGCCGGCCGGACCGGGCGCCGCCGGCGGTGGCGTGGTCTCCCCCGGCCTGGTCAACCAGGCCCTGGACTGCCTGGCCACCAAGACCAACTGTGGCAGCTTCGTCCCGCCGCGCACCTACCCCGGCATCCGCGGCGCCATGACGTGGTCGATCAACTGGGACGCCTCCAACAACTGGAACTTCTCCCGCACGATCAAGCCCCACCTGGCGACCTTGCCGTAA
- a CDS encoding GntR family transcriptional regulator yields MSELFGRLVAGHPRDGRTAGQLAYELLRQGIITGALAPGLRLRQEELAERIGVSRIPVRTALMQLESEGLVSFHPHRGAVVRTLTVEQVREIYALRALVETHALRASIATMTSARAARLRELGEALDGPHEPGGLRDERVAFYRELYDAEGNPFTMGVIEDLRDIVNRYLAGRHVAHGLQYHRELARLAARGDTEHAEGVLRDYLSQYCRRVLETLADTTDPAGPPPATDSDRP; encoded by the coding sequence ATGAGCGAGTTGTTCGGCCGGCTGGTCGCGGGACACCCCCGGGACGGCCGCACCGCCGGGCAACTGGCCTACGAACTGCTGCGCCAGGGCATCATCACCGGCGCCCTGGCCCCGGGCCTGCGGCTTCGCCAGGAGGAGCTCGCCGAACGCATCGGCGTCTCCCGCATCCCCGTGCGCACCGCCTTGATGCAACTGGAGAGCGAAGGGCTGGTGTCCTTCCACCCTCACCGCGGCGCGGTCGTGCGCACCCTGACCGTCGAACAGGTGCGCGAGATCTACGCGCTGCGCGCGCTGGTGGAGACCCACGCGTTGCGCGCGTCCATCGCCACGATGACCTCCGCCCGCGCCGCGCGGCTGCGGGAACTGGGGGAGGCGCTGGACGGGCCGCACGAACCGGGCGGGCTGCGGGACGAACGCGTCGCGTTCTACCGCGAGCTGTACGACGCCGAGGGCAACCCGTTCACCATGGGCGTCATCGAGGACCTGCGCGACATCGTCAACCGCTACCTGGCCGGGCGGCACGTCGCCCACGGGCTCCAATATCACCGCGAGCTGGCCCGCCTGGCCGCCCGCGGCGACACCGAGCACGCCGAAGGCGTCCTGCGCGACTACCTGTCGCAGTACTGCCGCCGCGTCCTGGAAACCCTCGCCGACACCACCGACCCCGCCGGGCCCCCGCCGGCCACGGATAGTGACCGGCCGTGA
- a CDS encoding YceI family protein, protein MSHTTLPAPGLWEIDPRHTTVQFTVQHLVVARVRGRFDAVAGNIAIDAEPGRSRLDVTIDAASVSSGVARRDEHLRSPDFLDAAAHPSITYTSTGLEAGHDGAFTVLGELTLRGVTRPVPLEARFLGRHADNGVPLLAFAATTAIDREDFGVTFNRALEAGGLAIGAQVDIEILAEALPEGTPRHVA, encoded by the coding sequence ATGAGCCACACCACCCTGCCCGCGCCGGGCCTGTGGGAGATCGACCCCCGGCACACCACCGTCCAGTTCACCGTGCAGCACCTGGTCGTCGCGCGGGTCCGCGGCCGTTTCGACGCCGTCGCCGGGAACATCGCCATCGACGCCGAGCCCGGGCGGTCGCGGCTGGACGTCACCATCGACGCCGCCTCGGTCAGCAGCGGCGTCGCCCGCCGCGACGAGCATCTGCGCTCACCGGACTTCCTCGACGCCGCCGCCCACCCCTCCATCACCTACACCTCCACCGGCCTGGAAGCAGGCCACGACGGCGCCTTCACCGTGCTGGGGGAGCTGACCCTGCGGGGGGTCACCCGCCCCGTCCCCCTGGAGGCCCGTTTCCTCGGCCGTCACGCCGACAACGGCGTCCCGCTGCTGGCGTTCGCCGCCACCACCGCCATCGACCGCGAGGACTTCGGCGTCACCTTCAACCGCGCCCTGGAGGCCGGCGGCCTGGCCATCGGCGCCCAGGTCGACATCGAGATCCTCGCCGAGGCCCTGCCCGAGGGCACCCCCAGGCACGTCGCATGA
- a CDS encoding sulfurtransferase, giving the protein MAALVDADWLAARLEDPATVVVEVQYEPDIDDYSAGHIPGARHVFWKDLYWDPREREFLTPAQAAAVLGGLGAGPDSTLVLYSGRGQFATYGYWVFKQLNGHADVRVLNGGRGAWTRAGHPLTTTVPEVTPVPYPPAGRDRDDATRIYRQELLGLVGDPGTLLLDGRYPEEYHGERVKPGTGPDHGAERHGHIPGAVSLPFNSLLDDTFTLRPPGQLEALFRAAGAAPDQTARVVAYCRLGHRASLLWFAMRELLGWDHVRIYDGSWTEWGSTVGSPIEKEAR; this is encoded by the coding sequence ATGGCTGCCCTGGTAGACGCCGACTGGCTGGCCGCACGGCTGGAGGACCCCGCGACCGTCGTCGTGGAGGTGCAGTACGAACCCGACATCGACGACTACTCCGCCGGGCACATCCCCGGCGCCCGGCACGTGTTCTGGAAGGACCTGTACTGGGACCCGCGTGAGCGGGAATTCCTGACCCCGGCGCAGGCGGCCGCGGTGCTGGGCGGGCTCGGGGCCGGACCGGACTCCACGCTGGTGCTCTACAGCGGCCGCGGCCAGTTCGCCACCTACGGCTACTGGGTGTTCAAGCAGCTGAACGGGCACGCCGACGTGCGCGTCCTCAACGGCGGCCGCGGCGCCTGGACCCGCGCCGGCCACCCGCTGACCACAACCGTGCCCGAAGTGACCCCCGTGCCCTACCCGCCGGCCGGCCGGGACCGCGACGACGCCACCCGCATCTACCGGCAGGAACTGCTCGGCCTGGTCGGCGACCCCGGCACGCTGCTGCTGGACGGCCGCTACCCCGAGGAATACCACGGCGAACGCGTCAAACCCGGCACCGGGCCCGACCACGGCGCCGAACGGCACGGCCACATCCCCGGCGCGGTCAGCCTGCCCTTCAACAGCCTGCTCGACGACACCTTCACCCTGCGCCCGCCCGGCCAACTGGAGGCGCTGTTCCGCGCCGCCGGCGCCGCACCCGACCAGACCGCGCGGGTCGTCGCCTACTGCCGCCTCGGCCACCGCGCCAGCCTGCTGTGGTTCGCGATGCGCGAACTGCTCGGCTGGGACCACGTACGCATCTACGACGGCTCCTGGACCGAGTGGGGGAGCACCGTCGGATCACCCATCGAAAAGGAAGCACGATGA
- a CDS encoding MBL fold metallo-hydrolase: protein MAVRVSVGAAEIVALRDGEHPLDRAWHFPGVPAQAWEGQDGRPLNFGGYLVETDGKVVLVDTGWGPYLGPPGGLARPAALLEELAEAGYTPAEVDLVVFTHLHPDHVGWNLVLDPGQDPRPRFPNARYLVPRADWEHYRDLEHKHPNIVQQALPLEELGVLRLIEDGHRVTPSLRAVALPGHTPGHTGYALGDREAFLLGDLAHHPVVLRETGWAQRFDFDPEQAVATRERTLAELEDTGTLVAFGHFPHPGLGHVIRKEGRRAWLPW from the coding sequence ATGGCCGTCCGCGTGAGCGTCGGCGCCGCCGAGATCGTCGCGCTGCGCGACGGCGAGCACCCGCTTGACCGCGCCTGGCACTTCCCGGGCGTTCCCGCTCAGGCCTGGGAGGGGCAGGACGGGCGGCCGCTGAACTTCGGCGGCTACCTGGTGGAGACCGACGGCAAGGTCGTCCTGGTCGACACCGGCTGGGGTCCCTACCTCGGCCCGCCCGGCGGCCTGGCCCGTCCCGCTGCCCTGCTGGAGGAGCTCGCCGAGGCCGGGTACACCCCGGCCGAGGTGGACCTGGTGGTGTTCACCCACCTGCACCCCGACCACGTCGGCTGGAATCTCGTCCTGGACCCCGGCCAGGATCCGCGGCCGCGTTTCCCCAATGCCCGCTACCTGGTGCCGCGCGCCGACTGGGAGCACTACCGCGACCTTGAGCACAAGCACCCCAACATCGTCCAGCAGGCCCTGCCTCTGGAGGAGCTGGGCGTCCTGCGGCTGATCGAGGACGGCCACCGCGTGACCCCCTCGCTGCGGGCCGTCGCGCTGCCCGGCCACACCCCCGGCCACACCGGGTACGCGCTCGGCGACCGCGAGGCGTTCCTGCTGGGCGACCTGGCCCACCACCCGGTCGTGCTGCGGGAGACGGGGTGGGCGCAGCGCTTCGACTTCGACCCCGAGCAGGCCGTGGCCACCCGTGAACGCACCCTGGCCGAGCTGGAGGACACCGGCACGCTGGTGGCCTTCGGGCACTTCCCCCATCCCGGGCTCGGACACGTGATCAGAAAGGAGGGGCGGCGCGCATGGCTGCCCTGGTAG
- a CDS encoding amidohydrolase family protein gives MPSPSDHLLIRGVSALTVDDDLGDLPVADIEVRSGRIAAIGPDLSAPGAQVIDAAGMIAVPGFVDTHWHLWGTLLRGVVGDGPEEGWFARKGLLGPYFTPQDTYLGVRLAAAEGLAAGITTVHDWAHNVLGPEHADADVAALAELGVRARFSYGAPSAHPSIPAERMRRLMGGRGAGYDEAMDFSDVARLAAGHAGQGLVSVGVNVRGPARSAPQVYRAEFAAARELGLPVAMHCAGTRGEVERIRQVAVLDGEGLLGADLLLAHCLYLDQEDLGRLAAHGVAVTVSPLSELRLAMGLPSVLRLRRAGVRVSLSLDTTAIAASADPFQAMRVALGLANTAAGDAGAVTPRDILRVATLEGAHALGLSQVTGSLTVGKRADVVLIRTGGLDMAPVADPAVAVVHSAQPADVDTVLVDGHVRKRHGRLVGVAQQELVAAAQAALRALCGRAGLPWRPGWISTPFVAAGAGAGEGAWPSA, from the coding sequence ATGCCTTCTCCGAGTGACCATCTGCTGATCCGGGGGGTGAGCGCGCTCACCGTCGATGACGATCTGGGCGACCTGCCGGTGGCCGACATCGAGGTGCGCTCCGGGCGCATCGCCGCGATCGGCCCGGATCTCTCCGCGCCCGGGGCGCAGGTGATCGACGCGGCGGGGATGATCGCGGTGCCGGGGTTCGTGGACACCCACTGGCATCTGTGGGGCACGTTGCTGCGCGGCGTGGTGGGCGATGGCCCCGAGGAGGGCTGGTTCGCCCGCAAGGGCCTGCTCGGCCCCTACTTCACCCCGCAGGACACCTATCTGGGGGTGCGGCTGGCCGCGGCCGAGGGGCTGGCGGCGGGGATCACGACCGTGCACGACTGGGCGCACAACGTGCTGGGCCCCGAGCACGCCGACGCCGATGTGGCGGCGCTGGCCGAGCTCGGGGTGCGGGCGCGTTTCTCCTACGGCGCCCCCTCGGCCCACCCGTCCATTCCCGCCGAGCGGATGCGCCGCCTGATGGGCGGCCGCGGCGCGGGCTACGACGAGGCGATGGACTTCTCGGATGTGGCGCGGCTGGCCGCCGGGCACGCCGGGCAGGGGCTGGTGTCGGTGGGGGTGAACGTGCGCGGCCCGGCCCGCTCGGCGCCGCAGGTGTACCGGGCGGAGTTCGCCGCGGCGCGTGAGCTGGGCCTGCCGGTGGCGATGCACTGCGCCGGGACGCGCGGGGAGGTGGAGCGCATCCGCCAGGTGGCCGTGCTGGACGGCGAGGGGCTGCTGGGTGCGGACCTGCTGCTGGCGCACTGCCTGTATCTGGACCAGGAGGATCTGGGCAGGCTGGCGGCGCACGGGGTGGCGGTGACGGTGAGCCCGCTGTCGGAGCTGCGGCTGGCGATGGGGCTGCCGTCGGTGCTGCGGTTGCGGCGGGCGGGGGTGCGGGTGAGCCTGTCGCTGGACACCACCGCCATCGCCGCGAGCGCCGACCCCTTCCAGGCGATGCGTGTCGCGCTGGGCCTGGCCAACACCGCCGCGGGTGACGCCGGGGCGGTGACTCCGCGGGACATTCTGCGGGTTGCCACCTTGGAGGGGGCGCACGCGCTGGGGCTTTCGCAGGTGACCGGGTCGCTGACGGTGGGCAAGCGGGCCGATGTGGTGCTGATCCGCACCGGCGGGCTGGACATGGCGCCGGTGGCCGACCCGGCGGTGGCCGTGGTGCACTCCGCCCAGCCCGCCGACGTGGACACCGTGCTGGTCGACGGGCATGTCCGTAAGCGGCACGGCCGGCTGGTCGGGGTGGCGCAGCAGGAGCTGGTGGCCGCCGCGCAGGCGGCGCTGCGGGCGCTGTGCGGCCGCGCCGGCCTGCCCTGGCGGCCGGGCTGGATCTCCACGCCTTTCGTGGCGGCGGGTGCGGGAGCCGGGGAGGGCGCATGGCCGTCCGCGTGA
- a CDS encoding ABC transporter ATP-binding protein: protein MSAIEIEAVTKSYPAGRRGSPTPALAGVDLRVEAGGFVSLLGPSGCGKTTLLKAIDGLVPVSGGRIGVGGVAVSGPGRDRAFVFQDFRLLPWRTVLGNVAFPLEGVVRSRAERERIAAEYVEMVGLSEFAGHRPHELSGGMQQRVGIARALAVDPQVLLMDEPFGALDAQTRELMQVELLRIWRLTGKTIVFVTHSVDEALFLSQRVAVFTPRPGRVAAELEVPFAYPRDEHAVRGDPRFTDLRQEIWRLLKGDTHAFSE from the coding sequence GTGAGCGCGATCGAGATCGAGGCCGTGACCAAGTCCTACCCCGCCGGGCGCCGGGGTTCGCCGACCCCGGCGCTCGCGGGGGTGGATCTGCGGGTCGAGGCCGGCGGGTTCGTCAGCCTGCTCGGGCCGAGCGGCTGCGGCAAGACCACGCTGCTGAAGGCGATCGACGGGCTGGTGCCGGTCAGCGGCGGGCGGATCGGGGTGGGCGGGGTGGCGGTGAGCGGGCCGGGCCGCGACCGGGCGTTCGTCTTCCAGGATTTCCGCCTGTTGCCGTGGCGGACGGTGCTGGGCAACGTCGCCTTCCCGTTGGAGGGCGTGGTGCGTTCGCGGGCCGAGCGGGAGCGGATCGCCGCCGAGTACGTGGAGATGGTCGGGCTGTCGGAGTTCGCCGGGCACCGGCCGCACGAGCTGTCGGGCGGCATGCAGCAGCGGGTGGGCATCGCCCGCGCCCTGGCCGTGGATCCGCAGGTGCTGCTGATGGACGAGCCGTTCGGCGCGCTGGACGCCCAGACCCGCGAGCTGATGCAGGTGGAGTTGCTGCGGATCTGGCGGCTCACCGGCAAGACGATCGTGTTCGTCACCCACAGCGTGGACGAGGCGCTGTTTCTGTCCCAGCGCGTGGCGGTGTTCACCCCGCGCCCAGGGAGGGTCGCCGCCGAGCTGGAGGTGCCGTTCGCCTACCCGCGCGATGAGCACGCCGTGCGCGGGGACCCGCGTTTCACCGATCTGCGCCAGGAGATCTGGCGCCTGCTCAAAGGGGACACCCATGCCTTCTCCGAGTGA
- a CDS encoding ABC transporter permease, protein MRAAGVVVALVAWQVAGLVWPQVTSSPVRVAGELARLAVEGDLPGLVAGTVGTLLAGWAAAAVLGVAAGYVIGRYRTAAVALEPYLVALYSAPLIALVPLMVVWFGIGERFLVATIVLAAGVMLVFPAAAGTRQALHAYGELARAYGVGGRRLLTAVVLPGALPHIAAGLRISVQRALMAVVVGQFLVGHPGIGTLLSDARARLDADEVFAVALVALAVGAALTGLVGLAGRRLSAGRAEVGA, encoded by the coding sequence GTGAGGGCGGCGGGTGTCGTGGTGGCGCTGGTGGCCTGGCAGGTGGCGGGGCTGGTGTGGCCGCAGGTCACCTCCTCGCCGGTGCGGGTGGCCGGTGAGCTGGCCCGCCTGGCGGTCGAGGGCGACCTGCCGGGTCTGGTGGCCGGCACGGTGGGCACGCTGCTGGCCGGGTGGGCGGCGGCCGCGGTCCTTGGAGTGGCGGCGGGGTATGTGATCGGCCGGTACCGGACGGCGGCCGTGGCGCTGGAGCCGTATCTGGTGGCGCTGTACTCGGCGCCGCTGATCGCGCTGGTGCCGCTGATGGTGGTGTGGTTCGGGATCGGTGAGCGGTTCCTTGTGGCCACCATCGTGCTGGCGGCCGGGGTGATGCTGGTGTTCCCGGCGGCGGCCGGCACCCGGCAGGCGTTGCACGCCTATGGGGAACTGGCCCGCGCCTACGGGGTGGGCGGGCGGCGGTTGCTGACGGCGGTGGTGCTGCCGGGGGCGCTGCCGCACATCGCGGCGGGGCTGCGCATCAGCGTGCAGCGCGCGCTGATGGCCGTGGTGGTGGGCCAGTTCCTGGTGGGTCATCCCGGGATCGGCACGCTGCTGAGCGATGCCCGTGCCCGGCTGGACGCCGATGAGGTGTTCGCCGTGGCGCTGGTGGCGCTGGCGGTGGGGGCCGCGCTCACCGGCCTGGTCGGCTTGGCCGGCCGTCGTCTGTCGGCGGGGCGTGCGGAGGTGGGCGCGTGA
- a CDS encoding ABC transporter permease, producing the protein MSPTSPVPVAPAVSPRRGAPRAWAGLAPGVRDWLVRAGTLVVLLTVWQQVAQRTPAAILPTPARVAGAAVELAGGGELGRAWGETALQVAAAMVVAAVGGVGLGVLLGWYRPLDRLVSPVLGALFLTPRIALVPLVALWFGLEDLAKIVLIVAFGFFEVFFTVRDGVRALEASHVELARSYCVPRSRMLYAVVLPAARPYVLGGLRLGLLHALVGVVLAGFFLESSGIGGLIYTLGSAFRTAELIAALASVMAVGLAVNVGLRRLELRLTPWQVAS; encoded by the coding sequence GTGTCCCCCACGTCCCCTGTGCCGGTCGCGCCCGCCGTCTCGCCGCGGCGGGGTGCGCCGCGGGCGTGGGCGGGGCTCGCGCCGGGGGTGCGGGACTGGCTGGTGCGGGCCGGCACGCTGGTGGTGCTGCTGACGGTGTGGCAGCAGGTGGCCCAGCGCACTCCCGCGGCGATCCTTCCCACGCCGGCGCGGGTGGCTGGCGCGGCGGTGGAGCTGGCCGGCGGCGGTGAGCTGGGCCGGGCGTGGGGCGAGACGGCGCTGCAGGTGGCGGCGGCGATGGTGGTGGCCGCGGTGGGCGGGGTGGGGCTGGGGGTGCTGCTGGGCTGGTACCGGCCGCTGGACCGGCTGGTCTCCCCTGTGCTGGGCGCGCTGTTCCTGACGCCGCGCATCGCGCTGGTGCCGCTGGTCGCGTTGTGGTTCGGGCTGGAGGACCTGGCCAAGATCGTGCTGATCGTGGCGTTCGGGTTCTTCGAGGTGTTCTTCACCGTGCGCGACGGGGTGCGGGCGCTGGAGGCCTCGCACGTGGAGCTGGCCCGCTCCTACTGCGTGCCGCGGAGCCGGATGCTGTACGCGGTGGTGCTCCCCGCGGCGCGGCCGTATGTGCTGGGCGGGCTGCGGCTGGGATTGCTGCACGCGCTGGTGGGGGTGGTGCTGGCCGGGTTCTTCCTGGAGAGCAGCGGCATCGGCGGGCTGATCTACACGCTGGGGTCGGCGTTTCGCACGGCGGAGCTGATCGCGGCGCTGGCCTCGGTCATGGCCGTGGGCCTGGCGGTGAACGTGGGATTGCGCCGGTTGGAGCTGCGCCTGACCCCGTGGCAGGTGGCCTCGTGA
- a CDS encoding ABC transporter substrate-binding protein, whose translation MLVFLLPVILLAGCADNPGASPPAPPSSRAQAQGNGGVTPPASLEALRAKVQGKKLSIASAAFPNPTLTGLYKVLELLKSDFGVESEFRMMDSTPLNAALISGQVQVGHVSLGGLAAAKEAGADLVAVAGNDQKNVFLVAARGGAASLSDLKGKPFAVSQNLTSIVGQTASRCFAGAGLDVTKDVRLLHLANVGQIVESLEAGRIEGGMSATFRQTELELAKPGAYRVLCKGWEANPQLNDVWAVSRSWLGANSDLALALAIAEIKAARWTHQDKAGWVALAQAKIDGLSAQAAERNYATLVTELDDWPVNGALDEKMCAYTLATSREFGVVKRDYSCADLVSFDYQKAALDFLGAR comes from the coding sequence GTGCTGGTGTTCCTGCTGCCCGTCATCCTCCTGGCCGGGTGCGCCGACAATCCCGGCGCCTCACCCCCCGCGCCGCCCTCGTCGCGAGCACAGGCGCAAGGCAACGGCGGGGTGACTCCGCCGGCCTCGCTGGAGGCGCTGCGGGCCAAGGTCCAGGGCAAGAAGCTGTCGATCGCCAGCGCCGCCTTCCCCAATCCCACGCTGACCGGCCTGTACAAGGTGCTGGAGCTGCTGAAGAGCGACTTCGGGGTGGAGTCGGAGTTTCGGATGATGGACTCCACCCCGCTCAACGCCGCGCTGATCTCCGGTCAGGTGCAGGTGGGGCATGTGTCGCTGGGCGGGCTGGCGGCGGCCAAGGAGGCGGGCGCCGATCTGGTGGCGGTCGCGGGCAACGACCAGAAGAACGTCTTTCTGGTGGCCGCGCGGGGCGGCGCGGCGTCGCTTTCGGATCTGAAGGGCAAGCCGTTCGCGGTGTCGCAGAACCTGACCTCGATCGTGGGGCAGACGGCGTCGCGGTGCTTCGCCGGGGCGGGGCTGGATGTGACCAAGGATGTGCGGTTGCTGCACCTGGCCAACGTCGGGCAGATCGTGGAGTCGCTGGAGGCGGGCAGGATCGAGGGCGGGATGTCGGCGACGTTCCGGCAGACCGAACTGGAGCTCGCCAAGCCGGGCGCCTACCGGGTGCTGTGCAAGGGCTGGGAGGCCAATCCGCAGCTCAACGACGTGTGGGCGGTGAGCAGGTCGTGGCTTGGCGCCAATTCCGATCTGGCGCTGGCGCTGGCGATCGCGGAGATCAAGGCGGCGCGGTGGACGCACCAGGACAAGGCGGGGTGGGTGGCGCTGGCCCAGGCGAAGATCGATGGGTTGAGCGCGCAGGCGGCCGAGCGTAACTACGCGACGCTGGTCACCGAGCTGGACGACTGGCCGGTCAACGGGGCGCTGGATGAGAAGATGTGCGCCTACACGCTGGCCACCTCCCGGGAGTTCGGGGTGGTCAAGCGGGACTATTCGTGCGCTGATCTGGTGAGTTTCGACTACCAGAAGGCGGCGCTGGACTTCTTGGGCGCCCGGTGA